From Candidatus Neomarinimicrobiota bacterium, the proteins below share one genomic window:
- a CDS encoding co-chaperone GroES, whose amino-acid sequence MRVGKRRIIVIGDRVLIRPDESAEKSPAGLYLPPTVREKEDVWGGVVVEVGPGLPVSDPNSVEEEPWKTETENVRYIPPQAETGDYALFLKKASVEINVEENKYLIVPQAAILVIIREELTS is encoded by the coding sequence ATGCGAGTAGGAAAAAGAAGAATAATCGTAATTGGTGACCGTGTTCTGATCCGCCCTGATGAATCGGCGGAAAAGTCCCCAGCGGGGCTCTACCTTCCGCCTACCGTACGGGAGAAAGAGGATGTCTGGGGCGGTGTTGTTGTTGAAGTGGGTCCCGGCCTCCCGGTTTCTGATCCAAACAGTGTGGAAGAAGAGCCTTGGAAGACTGAGACAGAGAATGTTCGTTACATCCCCCCTCAGGCCGAGACGGGAGATTACGCTCTTTTCCTGAAAAAAGCTTCCGTTGAGATCAATGTGGAAGAGAATAAATATCTCATTGTTCCTCAGGCGGCCATACTCGTCATCATCCGCGAGGAATTGACCTCTTAG
- a CDS encoding ThuA domain-containing protein, which yields MIKSHNCIKKYWYNWLIPLITFSFIVIANAQNGTLSKEKSVLFVYGGWEGHEPEKCRDLFVPWLRKEGFKVTVSPSLDSYLDEDLMNSIDLVIQIYTMSSITDEQEKMLLNAVKNRGVAIAGWHGGLADAFRKNTEYQFMVGGQWVAHPGGIIDYEVNIIDHKDPITHGLSDFKVHSEQYYMHVDPANEVLAETTFNGEHAYWIDGFTMPVVWKKKYGKGNVFYTSLGHTVDVFDIPEALTILKRGILWAIGELK from the coding sequence ATGATCAAAAGCCACAATTGTATTAAAAAGTACTGGTATAACTGGCTTATACCATTAATAACATTTTCTTTTATTGTTATTGCAAACGCACAAAATGGGACCTTAAGTAAAGAAAAATCAGTGCTGTTCGTTTATGGGGGATGGGAGGGCCACGAGCCTGAAAAATGTCGTGATTTATTTGTCCCTTGGCTTAGGAAGGAAGGATTCAAAGTAACAGTGTCTCCTTCCCTTGATTCATATCTTGACGAGGATTTAATGAATTCGATTGATCTTGTTATTCAGATTTATACCATGTCTTCAATTACAGATGAACAAGAGAAAATGCTTTTGAATGCTGTTAAGAACAGGGGCGTGGCGATTGCTGGTTGGCACGGGGGACTAGCGGACGCATTCAGAAAAAATACTGAATATCAATTTATGGTTGGAGGGCAATGGGTAGCTCATCCCGGTGGCATAATTGATTACGAGGTCAATATAATCGATCACAAAGATCCGATCACTCATGGGCTAAGTGATTTTAAAGTTCACTCTGAACAGTATTATATGCATGTTGATCCAGCTAATGAAGTTTTAGCCGAAACAACCTTTAATGGCGAACATGCTTATTGGATCGACGGCTTTACCATGCCGGTTGTATGGAAGAAAAAATATGGAAAAGGTAATGTTTTTTATACATCTCTTGGGCACACGGTGGATGTATTTGATATACCTGAAGCATTGACAATTTTGAAAAGAGGGATACTATGGGCA
- a CDS encoding CoA-acylating methylmalonate-semialdehyde dehydrogenase, producing the protein MNEITFRDFGEKGNWIGGGSAASTSTKKLEVTTPYWGKKIATIPLSGGDDLNIAVEAASKAWPAWRDTPVGTRTQVMFRLKSLMERDYEELAELVALENGKTIPEAKGSIDRGIDVIEFSTSFTNVLRGEVLTVAKGVSCEALYEPIGVVAGITPFNFPVMVPLWMIPIAITAGNCFILKPSEQTPLSTMKMAELMGEAGLPAGVFSVLNGAKDAVEAITDHPDIKAVAFVGSSKVAEIVYTRSTANGKRALSLGGAKNHLIVVPDAHEETTVNGVISSSMGSAGQRCMAASVMVGVENIDGIIDGIVDNSRNLKLGEDMGAVISSAAKVRITAMVDEAEKDGAKIVLDGRNADAPDGYDGGYWLGPTIIDHAKSDMACAQEEIFGPVLTIVRAGSLEEAIEIENGSPYGNAASVFTTSGAVSRFVSENASSGMVGVNVGVPVPRDPFSFGGWNQSKYGHGDITGTSGLSFWTNLRKVTTRWPAD; encoded by the coding sequence ATGAATGAGATAACATTTAGAGACTTTGGAGAAAAAGGTAACTGGATAGGGGGAGGTTCCGCAGCGTCAACTTCGACTAAGAAGCTGGAAGTAACCACACCCTATTGGGGCAAAAAGATTGCAACAATTCCACTTTCAGGTGGTGATGATCTCAACATCGCCGTCGAAGCAGCCAGCAAAGCGTGGCCAGCCTGGCGGGATACACCTGTTGGCACACGGACCCAGGTTATGTTCCGGCTCAAATCACTCATGGAGCGAGATTATGAAGAATTAGCAGAACTCGTTGCCTTGGAAAACGGCAAAACCATTCCCGAAGCAAAAGGAAGTATCGACCGCGGTATAGACGTCATCGAATTCTCCACGTCGTTCACAAACGTCCTGAGAGGTGAAGTTTTGACTGTTGCAAAGGGCGTCAGTTGTGAGGCTCTCTATGAACCGATAGGTGTTGTGGCAGGTATTACCCCTTTCAATTTCCCTGTCATGGTCCCGCTCTGGATGATCCCTATTGCCATTACAGCAGGTAACTGCTTTATTCTTAAACCCTCTGAACAGACACCTCTCTCAACCATGAAGATGGCTGAACTGATGGGTGAAGCGGGTCTCCCCGCCGGTGTTTTCAGTGTATTGAACGGTGCCAAGGATGCTGTGGAGGCCATCACCGATCATCCCGACATCAAAGCTGTAGCTTTTGTTGGATCCTCAAAAGTGGCTGAAATTGTTTACACTAGAAGTACTGCAAACGGCAAACGGGCACTCAGTCTTGGCGGTGCAAAAAATCATCTCATTGTCGTTCCAGATGCCCATGAAGAGACGACCGTTAACGGTGTCATCAGTTCATCCATGGGAAGTGCCGGTCAGCGCTGTATGGCTGCCAGCGTTATGGTGGGCGTGGAAAACATCGACGGCATCATCGATGGTATTGTGGACAATTCACGCAACCTCAAGCTGGGTGAAGATATGGGTGCTGTTATCAGTTCCGCAGCAAAAGTGAGAATCACCGCCATGGTCGATGAGGCAGAAAAGGACGGCGCAAAGATAGTTCTGGATGGGAGAAATGCAGATGCCCCAGATGGGTACGACGGTGGTTACTGGCTGGGACCGACCATTATTGATCATGCAAAATCGGACATGGCATGTGCACAGGAAGAAATTTTTGGGCCGGTCCTCACTATTGTCCGGGCGGGCTCCCTGGAAGAGGCTATTGAGATCGAAAACGGTTCACCTTACGGAAACGCCGCTTCAGTTTTTACGACATCAGGTGCGGTATCACGGTTTGTTTCAGAAAACGCCAGTTCTGGCATGGTGGGTGTTAATGTAGGTGTGCCGGTCCCTCGCGATCCGTTCAGTTTCGGCGGGTGGAATCAGTCGAAATACGGCCATGGTGACATTACGGGAACCAGTGGCCTCTCCTTCTGGACCAACCTAAGAAAAGTCACCACCCGCTGGCCGGCGGATTAG